In Alosa sapidissima isolate fAloSap1 chromosome 4, fAloSap1.pri, whole genome shotgun sequence, the following are encoded in one genomic region:
- the suox gene encoding sulfite oxidase, mitochondrial, producing the protein MQHLRHCQGLARVSLIGTQRTYLVKGAAPAVTTCVGPLSVRWQSHGNHGGQSGQAHTGLSPRWRHLIAGLVAGTGAVLAYGLYNNQAERAATSIEPVTPSSFPIYSQNEVTKHKTLDEGVWVTYKGSVYDITNFISMHPGGDKILLAAGGALEPFWSLYAVHGQDHVLEILSEYKVGELSPEDRMKQLKMADSSDPYSTDPERHPALHVNSLKPFNAEPPAALLSDNYITPNALFFKRNHLPVPRVDPKTYKLEIEGLPGRPVSLTLNDLKTRYPKHTITATLQCAGNRRSEMNTVKQVKGLNWGIAAISNATWSGARLRDVLLDAGYGPEVAAKARHVQFEGLDRDVTGTTYGASIPLVKAVSEIGDVLLAYEMNGEDIPPDHGYPVRVVVPGTVGARNVKWLGKIVISEEESKSHWQQNDYKGFSPSTDWDTVDFKSAPAIQELPIQSAITQPADGATVDRSMEEVTVRGYAWSGGGREVVRVDVTTDGGKTWHIAQLQNSEKGQEPASSPPPGQAWAWKLWEVTVPLPTETQELEIMCKAVDNSYNTQPDTVAPIWNLRGVLSNAWHRVKVKINEDNEEEE; encoded by the exons ATGCAGCACTTGAGACACTGCCAAGGCCTTGCTCGAGTGAGCCTCATTGGAACACAAAG GACGTACCTTGTGAAGGGTGCTGCACCAGCTGTGACAACATGCGTGGGTCCTCTGTCTGTGCGCTGGCAGAGCCATGGCAACCATGGTGGTCAGTCTGGACAGGCTCACACTGGCCTCAGCCCCAGATGGAGACACTTGATTGCGGGACTTGTGGCTGGAACTGGTGCTGTATTGGCCTATGGACTCTACAACAACCAA GCTGAGCGGGCAGCCACATCCATAGAGCCAGTGACCCCATCATCCTTTCCCATCTACTCTCAGAATGAGGTCACCAAACACAAAACCCTGGATGAGGGCGTGTGGGTCACGTACAAGGGTAGTgtctatgacatcacaaacTTCATCTCGATGCACCCAGGGGGAGATAAGATCCTGCTGGCTGCAGGTGGAGCTTTGGAACCCTTCTGGTCTCTGTATGCAGTCCACGGCCAGGACCACGTGCTGGAGATCCTGTCCGAGTACAAGGTGGGAGAGCTGAGTCCAGAGGATCGAATGAAACAGCTAAAAATGGCAGACTCATCTGACCCGTATTCCACGGACCCTGAGCGACATCCGGCACTGCACGTCAACAGCCTGAAGCCCTTCAACGCAGAGCCCCCAGCTGCGCTTCTCTCTGACAACTACATTACCCCCAATGCCCTATTCTTCAAGCGCAACCACCTGCCTGTCCCAAGGGTGGACCCAAAGACCTACAAGCTGGAGATCGAGGGTCTTCCAGGGAGGCCGGTATCCCTGACTCTAAATGACCTCAAGACTCGCTaccccaaacacacaatcacagccACTCTGCAGTGTGCAGGTAACCGCCGGTCAGAAATGAACACAGTCAAGCAAGTGAAGGGACTCAACTGGGGCATAGCGGCCATAAGCAACGCCACCTGGTCAGGTGCGCGCTTAAGGGACGTCCTGCTGGACGCAGGCTACGGTCCAGAGGTGGCTGCAAAGGCACGACACGTGCAGTTTGAAGGGCTTGATCGTGACGTGACCGGTACGACGTACGGGGCTTCCATACCACTAGTGAAAGCTGTGAGTGAAATAGGGGATGTGCTCCTGGCCTACGAGATGAATGGGGAAGACATCCCCCCTGATCATGGATACCCTGTCCGCGTGGTGGTCCCGGGGACTGTTGGAGCACGCAATGTCAAGTGGCTGGGCAAGATTGTGATCAGTGAGGAAGAAAGCAAGAGTCACTGGCAGCAGAACGACTACAAAGGCTTCTCCCCGAGTACAGACTGGGACACGGTGGACTTTAAGTCAGCCCCTGCCATCCAGGAACTGCCCATCCAGTCTGCGATCACCCAGCCTGCGGATGGGGCTACAGTGGACCGCAGCATGGAAGAGGTGACGGTCAGAGGCTACGCCTGGAGTGGCGGGGGCAGGGAGGTCGTCAGGGTGGACGTCACAACGGATGGAGGAAAGACTTGGCACATCGCCCAGCTCCAGAACAGCGAGAAGGGACAGGAGCCTGCGTCGTCTCCTCCACCAGGTCAGGCCTGGGCTTGGAAGCTGTGGGAGGTCACCGTCCCTCTGCCCACTGAGACCCAGGAGCTGGAGATCATGTGCAAGGCTGTGGACAACAGTTACAACACCCAGCCAGACACCGTGGCACCTATTTGGAATTTGAGGGGGGTCCTCAGCAATGCCTGGCATCGAGTGAAAGTGAAAATAAATGAGGACAATGAGGAAGAAGAGTAA